A single genomic interval of Fibrobacter sp. UWB13 harbors:
- a CDS encoding tetratricopeptide repeat protein: MMAVTLDSLRKAVKKNKGRSQALAWLADMERASGDYEAALKTVDAALAALPSDVPAMLVRARILAGQQDFAGSITEYKKVLAKDPFCLSAHKRMGESYDKLGKEVERNACFRRVHDMDPLDPFWKDEYDVLPEEDQTLVAPPMDDSSFTMDVSDDAENAEGGEDNIFANLAASLPNTDEEDNASMDDLRNSLNFASDEIARNPDGTEIPDFSGHVLNSSEVSSAISGILGGDDDLDVAESGEKTESATSSLFSHFSDEEEKLDVVEEPKSEDVAEEKSDDEFSLDSLDEPQEADEKSTNIDDAFSSLLGDDELPEEAPVAEQPVEQSAEEQPAEQVAESVAEDLGAPDEEPTDEENLIGSSDSGIPSTHMDFSDEEDAGEANLLDLDETPKSEDVKSEESTTNVDDAFSSLLGEDELPEENATAESSDNSDSEAEIALEEDVEPAAETTESTEKTEEKPLEESVEDSFDNLFEKSAETEDNSELTLDEPAAEEKSDEDSFGSLFEKSADADFSLNDETPAEAENTAEPVAETPAAEEKSDEDSFGSLFEKSADADFSLDDEAPAEAENSAEAVAETPAETETALEKAPEFVPSESAENIAPAEGLVPTSHMDFSDEEDLLKEGDEFVLNLDEETPAAKESTEAPVSESLEEPTAEEILEEPVAAEEPVAEKLEEPVNEAAAPATETAEEDTAAEEVDGAFDALFGDESQEATGAEIEEASVKDSVGDSFDSIFGKDEDLDLPEEKSEKSVAAEEPVAEKLEEPVAEPESAEPVAEEPAPSAELDSIDTEVSNAFKGLFDEDDSLPESDEPNNNGVDYLMSGDSDDEVAASLVENAEAPLSRGAVDLDDSLNTRTLADIYMEQGVYNKALEIYSDLAKKNPDDAEIKARLEEVEKLCREKFGEG, encoded by the coding sequence ATGATGGCTGTAACGTTGGATTCTCTTAGAAAGGCTGTAAAAAAGAATAAGGGGCGTTCTCAGGCTTTGGCCTGGCTTGCCGATATGGAACGTGCTTCGGGTGATTACGAAGCTGCCCTCAAGACTGTGGATGCCGCACTTGCCGCATTGCCGTCCGATGTACCCGCTATGTTGGTTCGTGCTAGAATATTAGCAGGTCAGCAGGATTTTGCCGGTAGTATTACAGAATACAAGAAGGTGCTTGCAAAGGATCCGTTCTGCCTTTCTGCCCATAAGCGGATGGGTGAATCCTACGATAAGCTAGGCAAGGAAGTTGAGCGTAATGCTTGTTTCCGTCGTGTCCATGATATGGACCCGCTCGATCCGTTCTGGAAAGATGAATACGACGTTCTGCCTGAAGAGGACCAGACGCTTGTTGCTCCGCCGATGGACGATAGCTCGTTCACGATGGATGTTTCCGATGATGCTGAAAATGCAGAGGGTGGTGAAGACAACATCTTTGCAAACCTCGCTGCGTCTCTCCCGAATACAGACGAAGAAGACAATGCCTCGATGGATGACTTGCGCAATTCTCTGAACTTTGCTTCGGATGAAATTGCAAGGAATCCCGATGGTACTGAAATTCCGGACTTTAGCGGTCATGTGCTGAATTCGTCCGAAGTTTCTTCTGCTATTTCTGGAATCTTGGGCGGTGATGACGATCTTGATGTGGCGGAGTCTGGTGAAAAAACTGAATCTGCGACATCGTCTCTGTTCTCGCACTTCTCGGATGAAGAAGAAAAACTCGATGTGGTGGAAGAACCGAAGTCCGAAGATGTTGCTGAAGAAAAGTCTGATGATGAATTCAGTCTTGACAGTTTGGACGAACCGCAAGAGGCGGATGAAAAATCGACGAACATCGATGACGCATTCTCTTCGCTCCTTGGTGATGATGAACTGCCGGAAGAAGCTCCTGTTGCGGAACAACCTGTGGAGCAATCCGCAGAAGAACAGCCTGCAGAACAGGTTGCTGAATCCGTTGCCGAAGATCTCGGTGCACCTGATGAAGAACCGACAGATGAAGAAAACCTAATTGGTTCTTCTGATAGTGGTATTCCTTCGACGCATATGGACTTCTCGGATGAAGAAGATGCTGGCGAAGCCAATCTTCTTGATTTAGATGAAACTCCGAAGTCTGAAGATGTTAAGTCTGAAGAATCTACGACGAATGTAGACGATGCATTCTCTTCACTTCTTGGTGAAGATGAACTTCCCGAAGAAAATGCTACTGCGGAATCTTCTGACAACTCTGATTCTGAAGCTGAAATCGCACTGGAAGAAGACGTTGAACCGGCTGCAGAAACAACGGAATCTACCGAGAAAACTGAAGAAAAGCCTCTTGAAGAATCCGTTGAAGATTCCTTCGATAACTTGTTTGAAAAGTCTGCTGAAACAGAAGATAACTCTGAATTGACTTTGGATGAACCGGCTGCTGAAGAAAAATCTGATGAAGATTCTTTTGGAAGCTTGTTCGAAAAATCCGCAGATGCTGATTTTAGCCTGAATGATGAGACTCCGGCAGAAGCAGAAAATACTGCTGAGCCCGTTGCAGAAACTCCGGCTGCCGAAGAAAAATCAGATGAAGATTCTTTTGGTAGCTTGTTCGAAAAGTCCGCTGATGCAGACTTTAGCTTGGACGATGAAGCTCCGGCAGAAGCTGAAAATAGCGCTGAGGCTGTTGCAGAAACTCCGGCAGAAACCGAAACTGCTCTTGAAAAGGCTCCGGAATTTGTTCCGTCTGAATCTGCTGAAAATATTGCTCCGGCAGAAGGTCTTGTTCCGACATCCCATATGGATTTCTCGGATGAAGAAGACTTGCTGAAAGAAGGCGATGAATTTGTCCTGAACTTGGACGAAGAAACTCCGGCTGCTAAAGAATCTACTGAAGCTCCTGTTTCTGAATCGCTTGAAGAACCCACCGCTGAAGAAATTTTGGAAGAACCCGTTGCTGCAGAAGAGCCTGTTGCAGAAAAGCTTGAAGAACCGGTAAATGAGGCTGCTGCTCCTGCTACGGAAACTGCTGAAGAAGATACTGCAGCAGAAGAAGTGGATGGTGCTTTTGATGCCCTCTTTGGTGATGAAAGCCAGGAAGCCACGGGTGCTGAAATTGAAGAAGCCTCTGTAAAGGATAGCGTTGGCGACTCTTTCGATAGCATTTTCGGTAAAGACGAAGATTTGGATTTGCCGGAAGAAAAGTCCGAAAAATCCGTTGCTGCAGAAGAACCCGTTGCAGAAAAACTTGAAGAACCGGTAGCAGAACCTGAATCTGCTGAACCAGTCGCTGAAGAACCGGCTCCGTCTGCCGAACTTGATTCCATTGACACTGAAGTTTCCAATGCCTTCAAGGGTCTCTTTGACGAAGACGACTCTTTGCCAGAATCGGATGAACCGAACAATAATGGTGTCGATTACCTGATGTCCGGCGATTCCGATGATGAAGTGGCAGCAAGTCTTGTTGAAAATGCCGAAGCTCCGCTTTCTCGTGGCGCTGTTGATTTGGACGATAGTCTGAATACGCGTACGCTTGCTGACATTTATATGGAACAGGGCGTTTACAATAAAGCTCTTGAAATTTATTCGGACCTCGCCAAGAAAAATCCGGATGATGCCGAAATAAAGGCTCGCCTGGAAGAAGTCGAAAAGCTTTGCCGCGAAAAGTTTGGAGAAGGCTGA
- a CDS encoding Trm112 family protein, whose translation MLDSKLLSILCCPETREPLSQAGEDCIALLNNAIKAGTLKNVAGEAITEPLTEALTTPDGSRVYPVREGIPVLLADEAVLLPLE comes from the coding sequence ATGCTCGATTCTAAATTGTTAAGTATTCTTTGCTGTCCGGAAACTCGCGAGCCTCTTTCGCAGGCGGGCGAGGATTGCATCGCTCTTTTGAACAATGCTATTAAGGCTGGTACGCTCAAGAACGTTGCTGGCGAAGCTATTACTGAACCCCTGACCGAAGCGCTTACGACTCCTGATGGATCTCGAGTCTATCCAGTTCGTGAAGGCATACCTGTACTTTTAGCGGACGAAGCTGTTCTTCTTCCATTGGAGTAA
- a CDS encoding glycosyltransferase family 2 protein, protein MLSCSVIIIAYNSCDFIPACLKSVRDACEGIDSQIIVLDNGSTEPIIPEIKNFFPEVEWIDSKENLGFGKGCNLAEKHATKPYLFFINPDTIISKNAFREMLKFMEEHPEAGTVGCRILNEDGTLQWACRRSFPTIVSAVSKTIGLAAMFPKSKTLASYNMTYADPDEMIEVDAISGSFFCIRRDVYETLNGFDEDYFMYGEDLDLCFRTKQMGLKNYYTPVTNILHFKGQSCRTRRWGSYVDFYKAMLIFVKKHKDLYFVPNFLVSFGILFAAFVGMFSRLIPKFWKMFLDLGVVAIWAFFILCYETGVFSTCLDCAGKSDVIIHSGSEDWILAILAVVLNIVFLMFRGEYTVSSLAGEKFLHYLIPLNLLIVGGYSAFRYFTQTPVVDGATTYLPYGSHWITLAVCSSLFIPLALLAWRRIAFWINYFYRIFAKKRHRSILLGGREDSLNNWFDSYNVIPGIEILGCVSSEPEKLSEENRKHLLGPLSDMESICNRTGCRELLVVSNFSGYREEFNMNWLDKLGMCVYLLIGNGKNGNFALVNLKYLR, encoded by the coding sequence ATGCTTTCTTGTTCAGTCATTATCATTGCTTATAACTCTTGCGACTTCATTCCGGCATGCCTCAAGTCTGTGCGCGATGCTTGTGAAGGAATCGATTCGCAGATTATCGTTCTGGATAACGGTTCCACCGAACCGATTATTCCCGAAATCAAGAACTTCTTCCCGGAAGTGGAATGGATTGACTCCAAGGAAAACCTGGGCTTTGGTAAGGGCTGTAACCTTGCTGAAAAGCATGCGACCAAGCCGTATCTGTTCTTTATCAACCCGGATACGATTATCTCGAAGAACGCCTTCCGCGAAATGCTCAAGTTCATGGAAGAGCATCCGGAAGCGGGCACGGTCGGCTGTCGCATTCTGAACGAAGACGGTACGCTCCAGTGGGCCTGCCGCCGTTCTTTCCCGACGATTGTGTCTGCCGTCTCAAAGACGATTGGTCTTGCGGCGATGTTCCCGAAGAGCAAGACGCTTGCCAGCTACAACATGACGTACGCCGACCCGGACGAGATGATTGAAGTCGATGCCATTAGCGGCTCGTTCTTCTGCATCCGTCGAGATGTCTATGAAACGCTGAACGGCTTTGACGAAGACTACTTCATGTACGGCGAAGACTTGGACCTCTGCTTCCGTACAAAGCAGATGGGCCTCAAGAACTATTACACGCCGGTCACGAATATCTTGCATTTCAAGGGCCAGAGCTGCCGCACGCGCCGTTGGGGGTCTTATGTGGACTTCTACAAGGCGATGTTAATCTTTGTGAAGAAGCACAAGGACCTTTATTTTGTCCCGAATTTCCTCGTGTCTTTCGGTATCTTGTTTGCCGCATTCGTGGGCATGTTCTCGCGCCTGATTCCGAAGTTCTGGAAGATGTTCCTCGACTTGGGCGTGGTGGCGATTTGGGCGTTTTTCATTCTCTGCTATGAAACAGGCGTGTTCTCGACATGCCTTGATTGTGCAGGCAAAAGCGATGTCATCATCCATTCTGGTTCTGAAGACTGGATCCTTGCTATTTTAGCTGTTGTTTTGAACATCGTGTTCCTCATGTTCCGTGGGGAATATACGGTATCCAGTCTCGCGGGCGAAAAGTTCTTGCATTACTTGATTCCGTTGAACCTGCTTATTGTCGGTGGGTATTCGGCATTCCGCTACTTTACCCAAACGCCCGTTGTCGATGGTGCTACAACTTATTTGCCATACGGTTCTCATTGGATTACCTTGGCGGTCTGCTCCAGCCTCTTTATCCCGCTTGCGCTCCTCGCTTGGCGTCGCATTGCGTTCTGGATAAACTATTTCTACCGTATTTTTGCGAAAAAACGCCACCGTTCCATCTTGCTGGGTGGTCGCGAAGATTCCCTCAACAACTGGTTCGACAGCTACAACGTGATCCCGGGTATCGAAATTCTCGGCTGTGTGAGTTCTGAACCCGAAAAGTTGAGCGAAGAAAACCGCAAGCACCTCCTTGGTCCTCTTTCGGACATGGAGTCCATCTGCAACCGCACGGGCTGCCGCGAGCTTTTGGTGGTCTCGAATTTCTCGGGTTACCGTGAAGAATTCAACATGAATTGGCTCGATAAATTGGGGATGTGCGTCTATTTGCTCATTGGAAATGGCAAAAACGGCAATTTTGCCCTTGTAAACCTCAAATATCTTCGTTAA
- a CDS encoding polyprenol monophosphomannose synthase, translated as MAFPKSLVIVPTYNEKENILLIMSAILEQNECLEILVVDDGSPDGTGDLVQAEADKNPRIHLIRRKGKMGLGSAYVMGFKWALERDYERVFEMDADFSHSPTDLNRFLETAEDADLVLGSRYQDHRISVVNWDLRRLILSYGANVYTRIVTGLPISDATGGFKCFRREALQALNLDKMKSDGYCFQIETTFKIWKKGLRVKEIPIIFTDRTRGTSKMSGGIISEAFFLVLKLRLGLA; from the coding sequence ATGGCGTTTCCTAAGAGTTTGGTAATTGTTCCGACATACAATGAAAAGGAGAATATTCTCCTTATCATGTCGGCGATTTTGGAACAGAATGAATGTCTGGAAATTTTGGTAGTGGACGATGGCTCCCCGGATGGTACGGGCGACCTCGTTCAAGCCGAAGCCGACAAGAATCCGCGAATCCACTTGATCCGCCGTAAGGGCAAGATGGGCCTTGGCTCTGCTTACGTGATGGGTTTCAAGTGGGCGCTCGAACGCGATTACGAACGCGTGTTCGAAATGGATGCCGACTTTAGCCATTCTCCGACCGACCTGAACCGCTTTTTGGAAACTGCTGAAGATGCTGACCTCGTGCTGGGTAGCCGCTATCAGGATCACCGCATTAGCGTGGTGAACTGGGACTTGCGTCGATTGATTTTGAGCTACGGTGCAAACGTCTACACGCGCATTGTGACGGGTCTCCCGATTAGCGATGCAACGGGTGGCTTCAAGTGCTTCCGTCGCGAAGCTTTGCAGGCTTTGAACCTCGACAAGATGAAGAGTGACGGATACTGCTTCCAGATTGAAACGACCTTCAAGATTTGGAAGAAGGGGCTCCGCGTCAAGGAAATCCCCATCATCTTTACGGACCGCACCCGCGGCACTTCCAAGATGAGCGGCGGAATCATCTCCGAAGCGTTCTTCCTTGTGCTCAAGCTTCGTCTCGGACTCGCTTAG
- a CDS encoding glycosyltransferase family 2 protein, translating into MDLSLVIPVKEESENLPELMKEIWAAIQPTGMEFEVIVIDDGSRDNTWEVVEDLAKEYNAKPGSSVSAFRFQFNCGKAAALALGFSKARGKYVATLDGDLQDDPLEIPKMIKILESGYDLVSGWKIRRLDPWHKTMPSKLFNLTVSIVCGKRLHDFNCGIKAYRSSVVRFIQLYGDYHRFIPVMAKWQGFRITEMPVAHRARVHGVSKYGVSRLVSGFLDLVSLMFMRSFSSKPLHFFGLIGLILMLFGLGTCGYFGYEWIQTGAMHVRPLLLAGAFSLVMSIQFFSLGLLGEMMNGNKKRTYPVSDVIGEL; encoded by the coding sequence ATGGATTTGAGCTTGGTTATCCCTGTTAAGGAAGAAAGTGAAAATCTTCCTGAGTTGATGAAGGAAATTTGGGCAGCCATTCAACCGACCGGTATGGAATTCGAGGTTATCGTTATTGATGACGGTAGCCGAGACAATACCTGGGAAGTGGTGGAGGACTTGGCGAAGGAATACAACGCAAAGCCGGGTTCTTCGGTAAGCGCATTCCGTTTCCAGTTCAACTGCGGCAAGGCTGCCGCTCTTGCCCTTGGTTTTTCCAAGGCTCGCGGCAAGTACGTCGCAACGCTCGATGGCGACTTGCAGGATGACCCGCTCGAAATCCCGAAGATGATCAAAATTCTCGAATCCGGTTACGACCTCGTCTCTGGCTGGAAAATCCGCCGCCTTGATCCGTGGCACAAGACGATGCCTTCCAAGCTTTTCAACTTGACCGTGTCGATAGTCTGTGGCAAGCGCTTGCACGATTTCAACTGTGGCATCAAGGCTTACCGCAGTTCCGTGGTTCGCTTTATCCAGCTTTACGGCGATTACCACCGCTTTATCCCGGTCATGGCAAAGTGGCAGGGCTTTCGCATTACCGAGATGCCGGTGGCTCACCGCGCTCGCGTTCACGGCGTCTCGAAGTACGGTGTTTCCCGCTTGGTGAGCGGGTTCCTGGACTTGGTTTCCCTCATGTTCATGCGTAGCTTCTCTTCGAAGCCGCTCCATTTCTTTGGTCTGATTGGGCTTATATTGATGCTTTTTGGCCTTGGCACTTGCGGCTATTTTGGCTATGAATGGATCCAGACGGGAGCAATGCATGTTCGTCCGCTCTTGTTGGCTGGCGCATTTTCGCTTGTCATGAGCATCCAGTTCTTCTCGCTTGGTCTTTTGGGCGAGATGATGAATGGCAATAAAAAGAGGACTTATCCTGTTTCTGATGTCATTGGCGAACTGTAA
- a CDS encoding DUF2723 domain-containing protein has product MKINEKWHKHIFAGIAGFIALIVYMMTMAPTVSFWDCGEFVACANTLGIPHPPGTPFFVFFARAVILLLPFVGEIAKRVNYISVVSSAATVYVTALFAWELLATVLKTDALAEKISEKMRTFVLGTAALVAGFLLTFSDTFWFNAVEAEVYGVAMLILMLVSYLGLVWYNKRDEAGSDRILIFICYIAFLGVGAHLYTMLTVPAVFALLLVAQPKKIVERIPIWITGTLLCSVIYMVSAFIEISLVSLVVLSVIVFVPAIRAAFPARVNHAFKLSLAFAFFALVGYSTHLYIPIRSELNPTIDENDPELNIRDEQGNLQLGNLFEAKNWDAFNAFIERKQYGSESMISRAFYRRSQIAHQVLSFPSMSYGGYQMAQYLPYKVGGVNYANGVYTFDASENEPVERLGIKFPTQMSFMGDNTFLQFLFFLLFNGLLIATCVYVYKRNKHVGIFVSTLYALCSLGLLFYINFADGTRMEQRDRDYWVNAMTRNVADLNNAGAGITSLPDPNELIDLRQTIDYSKLAIERLRMNNAPASRIAEFEKKISDAENTSAWRNWQKIEESFARFGQRAPFPEAVHMEVRERDYFYTPAFIFMSMIYGIGAGILVLLAATTASTMAFASPIAAALVLVSFLVPCISNYKEHDRSGLWVPWDYAYNLLNSCRPNAILFTNGDNDTFPLWFAQEVAGVRKDVRVVNLSLGNTDWYIKQMLTNEPILKLSYNKESIDNDMVLDNSSANNPNHLVSTWVRRAETLKPKLKERIDQMEAAGFLSDADSAKLLQFKVNYQVWDAFLDWAKRNRSSMMLTQYKLVIDLALQNMDRPIEISTTVGTSNFMGLEKYMVQEGMVYNLVKGDLTPRQNSFDAKATAAMIDTVYKFRGLGDGSAYINSETERLLSSYVSLYLQISFDAREKIAALVSKKPFTYADKAEVESIATNAAKYLELGMYQFPREWRNYWAASYVYASAGMKAKALEVVNRGLENIPTYDGPGRSRLKMCLQQIEAITDDVLKVDEEPVTTPATDAAPAVN; this is encoded by the coding sequence TGGAACGCCGTTCTTCGTGTTTTTTGCCCGTGCGGTCATTCTCCTTTTGCCGTTCGTGGGTGAAATCGCAAAGCGCGTGAACTACATCTCTGTGGTGAGTTCTGCCGCAACGGTCTATGTGACAGCCCTCTTTGCCTGGGAACTTTTGGCAACGGTCCTCAAGACGGACGCCCTTGCCGAAAAGATTTCTGAAAAGATGCGCACGTTTGTGCTTGGCACTGCCGCTCTCGTCGCTGGCTTCCTCCTCACGTTCTCCGATACGTTCTGGTTCAACGCGGTTGAAGCCGAAGTCTATGGCGTCGCCATGCTCATCTTGATGCTTGTCTCTTACCTCGGTCTCGTGTGGTACAACAAGCGTGATGAAGCGGGTAGCGATCGCATCCTCATCTTCATTTGCTATATCGCATTCCTCGGTGTGGGCGCTCACCTTTACACGATGCTCACAGTCCCGGCTGTGTTTGCCTTGCTTCTCGTGGCTCAGCCGAAAAAGATTGTCGAACGCATTCCTATCTGGATTACGGGTACGCTCCTTTGCTCCGTGATTTACATGGTCTCTGCGTTTATTGAAATTTCCCTGGTTAGCCTTGTCGTCCTTTCTGTTATTGTCTTTGTTCCTGCGATCAGAGCTGCTTTCCCGGCTCGCGTGAACCATGCGTTCAAGCTTTCTCTCGCCTTTGCATTCTTTGCTTTGGTCGGTTACAGCACGCACCTTTACATCCCGATTCGTTCGGAACTTAACCCGACGATTGACGAAAACGACCCGGAACTCAACATTCGCGACGAACAGGGCAACCTCCAGCTCGGCAACCTCTTTGAAGCTAAGAACTGGGATGCCTTCAATGCGTTCATTGAACGTAAGCAGTATGGTTCCGAAAGCATGATTTCCCGTGCTTTCTACCGTCGTTCCCAGATTGCTCACCAGGTGCTCTCTTTCCCGAGCATGAGCTATGGTGGTTACCAGATGGCCCAGTACCTCCCGTATAAGGTGGGTGGGGTAAACTATGCTAACGGTGTCTATACGTTTGACGCTTCTGAAAACGAACCGGTCGAACGTCTTGGTATCAAGTTCCCGACGCAGATGTCGTTCATGGGCGACAACACCTTCTTGCAGTTCCTTTTCTTCTTGCTGTTTAACGGCCTCCTTATTGCTACTTGTGTGTATGTCTACAAGCGCAATAAGCATGTCGGTATTTTCGTCTCGACGCTTTATGCCCTTTGCTCTCTTGGCCTCCTGTTCTACATCAATTTTGCCGATGGCACTCGCATGGAACAGCGTGACCGTGACTACTGGGTAAATGCCATGACCCGCAATGTTGCTGATTTGAACAATGCTGGTGCAGGCATTACGTCTCTCCCGGATCCGAACGAACTCATCGATCTCCGCCAGACGATTGACTACTCCAAGCTCGCTATCGAACGCCTTCGCATGAACAATGCTCCGGCTTCTCGAATTGCTGAATTCGAAAAGAAGATTAGCGATGCCGAAAATACGTCTGCTTGGAGAAATTGGCAGAAGATTGAAGAAAGCTTTGCCCGTTTTGGTCAGCGTGCCCCGTTCCCGGAAGCAGTCCACATGGAAGTCCGTGAACGTGACTACTTCTATACGCCGGCATTCATTTTCATGAGCATGATTTACGGTATCGGTGCGGGTATTCTCGTGCTGCTCGCTGCAACGACTGCATCGACAATGGCTTTTGCATCCCCGATTGCCGCCGCACTCGTGCTTGTTTCGTTCCTGGTTCCGTGCATTTCGAACTACAAGGAACATGACCGTTCTGGTCTTTGGGTTCCTTGGGATTATGCCTACAACCTCCTCAACAGCTGCCGTCCGAATGCTATTCTCTTTACGAATGGCGATAACGACACGTTCCCGCTGTGGTTTGCTCAGGAAGTTGCCGGTGTCCGTAAGGACGTTCGCGTGGTGAACCTTTCCTTGGGCAACACGGATTGGTACATCAAGCAGATGCTCACGAACGAACCGATTCTCAAGCTTTCTTACAACAAGGAATCGATCGACAACGATATGGTCCTTGACAATAGCAGCGCTAACAATCCGAACCACCTCGTTTCTACTTGGGTTCGCCGTGCCGAAACGCTCAAGCCGAAGCTCAAGGAACGTATCGACCAGATGGAAGCTGCAGGTTTCCTCTCCGATGCTGATTCTGCAAAGCTTCTCCAGTTCAAGGTGAATTACCAGGTTTGGGATGCATTCCTGGATTGGGCCAAGAGAAACCGTTCTAGCATGATGCTCACGCAGTACAAGCTTGTGATTGATCTTGCTCTCCAGAACATGGATCGCCCGATTGAAATCTCGACGACGGTCGGTACGTCTAACTTCATGGGTCTTGAAAAGTACATGGTCCAGGAAGGTATGGTCTATAACCTTGTAAAGGGCGACCTCACTCCGCGTCAGAATTCCTTTGATGCCAAGGCTACAGCAGCCATGATCGATACCGTTTACAAGTTCCGCGGTCTCGGTGACGGTTCTGCTTACATCAATTCCGAAACCGAACGCTTGCTCAGCAGCTATGTCTCGCTCTACTTGCAGATTTCGTTTGACGCTCGTGAAAAGATTGCTGCCCTTGTCTCCAAGAAGCCGTTTACCTACGCCGACAAGGCTGAAGTCGAAAGCATTGCCACGAACGCTGCTAAGTATCTCGAACTCGGCATGTACCAGTTCCCGAGAGAATGGCGCAACTACTGGGCTGCTTCTTACGTTTATGCCTCTGCAGGCATGAAGGCTAAGGCTCTTGAAGTCGTAAATCGTGGTCTCGAAAACATCCCGACTTACGATGGTCCGGGCCGTAGCCGCTTGAAGATGTGCCTCCAGCAGATTGAAGCGATTACCGATGATGTGCTTAAAGTAGATGAAGAACCGGTGACAACGCCGGCTACTGACGCTGCTCCTGCTGTAAATTAG